In Paraglaciecola sp. T6c, the sequence GTTAGTGCTGCTAGGGTTAAATGATTAAGCATTTAGCTCCGCATATAGACCCCTAATGCTCATCAACAGTGAATTTACTATCCACATATCACTTACAATCAGCTAAAAATTGACTAGAAACAGAAGCCGAATGAAACCTATATTTGATATACAGCCGTCTTTAGGCACCACGAAAATCCCTTTAGATGCCCCCAGAGAGCAAGTACTAAATACCCTAAATCAGCCTTTCAAATCCATCAATAAGTATCCTGAACGCAAACTAGCAAGTGACGCTTTTTACCGTAACGATTTGCATGTATCTTACCAGGGTGATCCAGCGGCAGTTGAATCCATCGAATTTGCTTACAGTGAACTATACGATGTCACCTTATTAGGCGAGTCTATTCTGAGCTTACCGGTGAAGAGTGCATTAGCAAAAATCGAAGCACTCACAGGGCACTCGCCAGTCACACATGATAACGGTTACACCTATGAAATTCCTGAGCTTGGATTATGGCTGTGGCGTGAATCAAACGATAACTTTGACGAAAACGGCTTTTACTTTTTTACTATTGGCATTAAAGCCGTTCGCTAATATCACTTAACAGGCTATGCACGTTGAGCTAACACAAATTGAATAGAGTCTAACTTCTTAGTGGAGGGATGATGGGAGTCTAGAGTTTGCGTGTAGCGTAACAAACAACGGCCACACCGTTAGCAATTCCTTGTGTGCCTCACTGTTTCGGTGATTGCCTGTACCTACGTTCGAATTCCCGGCTGAACTGATATGAACTCACATCGCCCACTTTGGTAGCAATATCATCAATAGTGGCATTCAGCCCTAAGTGATTGAATAAGTATTCTATTGCATGAGCAATTTCGTTTGCTGCCCCAAAAGCACGCCTGCTTAAAGACCCCTATTCTCCCCTTAACACAGCGCAATAAAGCTCTCGAAGACGGCTTTCATCAAGGATGGCTGTATCGGTTGGGTTTCCCATTAACTGCATCAATCGCAATAAGGCTTCGCTGACGTTGTCATCCCATTGAGCCAATACTAATCCCTGCTGCTGTGAGCCACTTTCAGACGTTTTAATTACACCACTGGTACTTTGCATCTCAATCGTTCATTCGTCATTACTTTTGAATCTAATAGGATGTAGGGGGCTTAAAATAAACGTCTTTCGTGATAATAAATGCGCACTAAACAGGCACTCATTGCCAACAGCTTTTTACGGCGGCTAGCGTG encodes:
- a CDS encoding AraC family transcriptional regulator N-terminal domain-containing protein, with product MQSTSGVIKTSESGSQQQGLVLAQWDDNVSEALLRLMQLMGNPTDTAILDESRLRELYCAVLRGE